The Novosphingobium sp. Gsoil 351 genome contains the following window.
CAGGCCCGCCAACTGCTGCTCCATTGTCAGGCCAGCGAAGGCGAGGCTCTCGAAGGGTTCGAGGTCATGCCCGGCCACTGCCTCGATTCGGTGATCCGCTTCCTGCCCAACGCCCGTGGGCCGCTCGGCGGCAAGCATGCCTGGCACGCGCTGATGGAACTCGATGCCGGGCAGGCCGACGCGGCAACGCTGGCCGATCGCGCCGAAGCGATGATCGCCACGGCCTTCGAGGCGGGCTTGATCGAAGACGCAACGATCGCCGCGAATGAAACCCAGGCCGAAGCTTTTTGGCAGCTTCGCGAAATGGTGGCCCCCGCCGAACGCGCCGCCGGCCCTGCGGTCCAGCACGATATCAGCGTCCCGCTCGAGGCCGTGCCCGGCTTCGTCGACGCGACGGTTCGCGAAGTCGAGGCTCGGTTTCCCGGCACCCGCGCGGTCGCGTTCGGGCACCTTGGAGATGGCAACATCCACTTCCACGTGATCGCCCCGCCCGACACGGAAAACTCCGCCTGGCAGGATGGCGAGGGCAAGACCATCAGCCGCTTCGTCCACGATGCCGTCGCGCGCTGGCATGGCTCGATATCTGCCGAGCACGGCATCGGCCAATTGAAGCGCGACGAACTGCGCCGGTTGGGCGACCCGGTCGCGCTGCACCTGATGGCCACGGTCAAGCACGCGCTCGATCCGCACGGGATCATGAATCCGGGCAAGCTTTTGTAGCCCTCGCACGTGCTTGCGCCACCCCGGCTTAATCCTTAAGAGCGCCGCTTTGCCGCGCCGCCGACCCCGGCAGCGCCCGGTTTCATTTCGCGGAGAGAATTTCATGGCCAGCGCGCCGCAGCCCAACCTTCCCCTGTTCTACAAAGACCTGATGCCGCTCAACAGCCGCGATCACGGTACCTGGCGCGCACGCAGCATGGACAGCGCGCCGTGGCTGGTTGGTCAGCACGCGATCCCGCTGACGGTCGAGGAATTTCCGCAAGCGCAGCGCCACTTCCCGATCATCTTCGCAAGCGGCGAGAACCCGGTGCCGCTGGCGCTGATGGGCCTCAACGAGGGCGTCAACGTGTTCGTAAACGAAGACGGCAAGATCGACACCCCGATCTACCTGCCCGCCTATGTCCGGCGCTATCCTTTTCTGCTCGCCAAGCTGACTCCCGAAACCCAGGAATTGTCGCTGTGCTTCGATCCGTCGAGCGACCTGGTCGGTGATTTCTCCGACGGCGAACAGCTTTTCGAGGACAACCAGCCGAGCCAGTCGACCCAGAACGCGCTTAACTTCTGTGAGAGCTTCGAACAGGCCGGACAGCGTACCGGCGCGTTCATCGAGGAACTCCAGAAGCACGAACTGCTCATGGAAGGCGAAGTGGCGATCCAGCAGGACGGCATCGAGCAGCCGTTCGTCTATCGCGGCTTCCAGATGGTCAACCAGGAGAAGCTCAAAGAGGTCCGCGGCGACGTGCTGCGTGGCTGGAACCAGAGCGGGCTGCTGCCGCTGATCCACGCCCACCTGTTTTCGCTCGACCTGATGCGCGAAATCTTCTCGCGCCAGCAAGCGCTGGGCAAGGGCCCCGCAATTCCGGCCCCGCAAGTTACCGCTGCAACCGTCAACTAAGCAACGTCGCCCGGCAAAAGCTTCAAACAGCGGGATATTTTTTCCCGAACGAACTCTTGTCAGGCATGAATTGCGGGCCTATCTTGCAGTAGTTCGGCTGGCGCTCCCCTCATGGCCCAGTCGGATTTGGTGCACGCGAGTGCACCTCCTCCCTGAACCTTGGCCACCTGGTGCGATTGCACCAGGTGGTTTTTTATTGTCCCTGCGTGTTGCCAGGGTGCGCTTGGGCTGGCCTTGCCGCGCACTACTCCGCGGCCATCGGCCAGACCCCCGCCCCATTGCCCAGCAACGCGACTTCGGCGGCGAGGCGGCGGACCAGCGTGGCAAGCAGATCGGCGGTTGCGGCGAACCCCGGCCCGCGCTCGCGAAGGCTGGCGTCGAGATAACTGCGCCGGTCGACCTCGAGCTGAAGCGCATGAAGCCCGCGGCGCGGTGCGGCGTGGCGATCCAGCGCGTAGCCGCCAGCGTAAGGACGATTGTGCGCCGCGCGCGCGCCGGCCTCGGCGAAACAGGCGAACGCAGTGGCGACCAGGCCGCCGTCGCTGGTCGCGCCGAAACGGTCGCCGACGACGAACTCGGCCGCCGCATTGGCTCCGGCGCGCTCGCCCAGCGGGGGCATCGAGTGGAGATCTAGCAACAGCGCGGCGCCCCAGCGATTGCGCAGACCGGCAAGCTCTGCGGCGACGCGGGCGTGGTAGGGGGCGTGGATTCCTGCGATCCGGGCTTCCAGCTCGGCATGATCGAGGCGGCCGCGCCAGACTTCGCCCAGTCCCGGCACCCGCCGCGGAATAAGGCCCAGTCCGCTGCGCGCGCGCCGTCCCGGCGGCGGATGCGTGGTGCGCATCGCGGGCCGTCCGGCGATCATCTCCCAATCGACATCGTCAGCGGCGCGGTTGAGATCGAGCATCGCACGCGGAGCGTGCGCGACGACCAGCGCCGCCCCGGTCTGCGCCGCGACCGCGCTGCCGAGTTCGTCGACCAGCCGATCCTCCAGGCGCAGCGCCGCCCGCTGCGGCTCGCGCATCGCCGAGGTGAGCGCGGGGGGATAGATCCGCCCGGCGTGCGGTACCGCGATAAGGACGGGGATCGGCGAAGCGGCGCTGGCGTGGATCGCGAACGCGGGTGCGCCCGCCGCTCCCGGTATTTCGCCCCCGAAGCTGAGCGAGTCGGCGGATGAGACGGCAAGTTCCATTCATCGACAACCTGTCCGGCTAGAGCACGGGTGTCAAAGCGGGTTGTGCGAATTGGACCCAGGCTACGGCATCGAGGAGCATTTTTGCGGCAGAATTTTAACCCGACGGGGGCTATGGCCTTGCTCCACCCGCCGGAACGCGGACCAGAAAGGCAGACATGATCCGGATTCTCGTGGCCGAAGACGAAGAAGCGATGCGCGCCTATCTCGCGCGCGCGCTGCAGAACGCAGGCTACGAGGTGGTCGCGGTAGATCGCGGCACGCATGCCCTGCCTTACCTTCAAAACGAGCACTTCGACCTGCTGCTGTCGGACATTGTCATGCCCGAGATGGACGGAATCGAGCTCGCCCAGCGCTGCGCAGAGGTCAGCCCGGCGACCAAGGTCATGTTCATCACCGGGTTCGCCGCGGTTACGCTCAAGGCCAACCGCGAGGCACCGCAGGCGAAGGTTCTGTCAAAGCCGTTCCACCTCAAGGACCTGGTCATGGAGGTCGAGCGGGTGTTCGGCAGCGAGTCTGCGATCGGGAGCCGGTGACCATGCGATTCTGGCCGCTTGCCAGCACACGGGAGCCTCGTTAAAGGCGCTCCCCTGCCCGCTGCTGCGGGCCGCCGGATGGTGCGGGCGTATAGCTCAGTGGTAGAGCACTATGTTGACATCGTAGGGGTCGCAAGTTCAATCCTTGCTACGCCCACCATCGCAAAAGGCCCCGGAATTCCGGGGCCTTTTTCGTTTGGCGATCAGGTGCCCGTCCAGTTTGGCTTACGCTTTTCGGCAAAAGCGGTCGCGCCTTCGCGGGCGTCGTTGGTCATGAACAGATTGCCCAGCACCTCGTTCTGCTTGTCCCACATCTCGCTGTCGGACCAGTGGAACGAGTTGCGCACCACTTCCTTCGACTTGATGATCGCCAGCGGGCCGTTTTCGACGATCCGCCGCGCCAGTTCCTTCGCGCCTTCGAGCGACGGGCCATCGACCACGCGATTGACGAAGCCGAGTTCGTAGGCGCGCCGGGCGTCCATGAAATCGCCGGTCAGCGCCAGTTCCATGGCGATCCGCGGCGGAATCTGGCGGGGTAGCTTGATCAGGCCGCCTGCCGCCGCCGCGAGGCCCCGCTTGACCTCGGGAATGCCGAATTTCGCGCCGGCATTGGCAACGATCAGGTCGCACGAAAGCGCCAGTTCCATGCCGCCCGCCAGGGCGTAGCCATCGACCGCGGCGATCACCGGCTTCTTCGGGGTCCATTGGCTGAGAGCGCCGAAGCCGCGCCCTTCCACCGTGGGCCGCTCGCCCCGCAGGAAGCCCTTCAGATCCATTCCCGAACAGAACGTGCCGCCGGCGCCGGTCAGGATCGCCACGCGCAGATCGTTCTCGGCCTCGAGCCGGTCCATCGCCGCGCTGATGCCCTCGGCGGCGGCCTTGCTCATGGCGTTCTTGGCTTCGGGGCGATTGATGGTGACGATGAGAATCCCGTCGTCCACCTCGGTCAGCGCTTCGCTCATTGCCATCTCCCAGTCCTTTAATCGTGCGGTTAAACGACTTGCCGTCAAGGGCTCGCGCTGTCTAGCCCGAGATCGGCTCGCCGCCGCCTTGCGCGGCGGTCCACCCGTGCTAAGAGGCCTCGGGTTCCATCTCCCCGGGGGCGAGTTCGACATGGCGAAGATCAAGGTAAAGAACCCCATCGTCGAGATCGACGGCGACGAGATGACCCGGATCATCTGGCAGTGGATCCGCGAGCGGTTGATCCTCCCCTACCTCGACATCGAGCTCAAGTATTACGACCTTTCGGTCGAGAACCGCGACGCCACCGCCGATCATGTCACGGTCGAATCCGCCAACGCGATCCACAGGTATGGCGTCGGGGTGAAGTGCGCGACGATCACCCCGGACGAAGGCCGGGTGAAGGAATTCAACCTCAAGCGGATGTGGAAGAGCCCCAACGGCACGATCCGCAACATCCTGGGCGGCGTGGTCTTCCGCGAACCGATCGTGATCAGCAACATCCCGCGGCTGGTGCCCGGATGGACCGATCCGATCGTGGTCGGCCGCCATGCATTCGGCGACCAGTACAAAGCGACCGATTTCGTCGTTCCCGGCCCCGGCAAGCTGCGCCTGGTGTTCGAGGGCGACGACGGTACGGTGATCGACGAGGAAGTGTTCCAATACCCCTCGGGCGGTGTAGCGCTCGCCATGTACAACCTCGACGATTCGATCCGCGATTTCGCGCGCGCCAGCTTCAACTATGGCCTCGGGCTCAAGTGGCCGGTGTACCTGTCGACCAAGAACACCATCCTCAAGGCCTACGACGGGCGTTTCAAGGACCTGTTTCAGGAGGTGTTCGACACCGAGGGCTTCAAGGAACGGTTCGCCGAGGCGAAGATCGTCTACGAGCACCGGCTGATCGACGACATGGTCGCCTCCGCGCTCAAGTGGAGCGGCAAGTTTGTGTGGGCGTGCAAGAACTACGACGGCGACGTCCAGTCGGATACTGTCGCGCAAGGGTTCGGCAGCCTGGGCCTGATGACCAGCGTTCTGATGAGCCCCGACGGCAAGACGATTGAGGCGGAAGCCGCGCATGGCACGATCACCCGCCACTATCGCCAGCACCAGCAGGGCAAGGCGACCTCGTCCAACCCCATCGCCAGCATCTTCGCCTGGACCCGCGCGTTGATCTACCGCGGCCGCTTCGACGGTACCCCCGAGGTGGTCAAGTTCGCCGAAACGCTCGAGCAGGTTTGCATCGAGACGGTCGAGAGCGGCGCGATGACCAAGGATCTGGCGATACTGATCGGTCCCGACCAGACGTGGATGACCACCGAGCAATTCTTCGAGGCGATCGTGAACAACCTCGAGGAGCGAATGGGGGCCTAGCCCCGAGGGCTCCTCACATGCTCCTGCCGAATACCGTGCCCAATGAAATAGCCCGGAATCCTGCGTAGGGGCGGGAATCGATCGAGCAGCCGCATCGCCAGCGGCGGTTCTTCGGGCATTTTCATCGTCCCCTCGATCAGCGGCTTCAATACGCGTTCGTGGATCGTGCGTTGCGCGCCCTGGATCAGCCGGGTCGGCAGCATCCGCCGGCCTTGAACACGGTGGAGCAAGCGGTCGGTGTCCTCGCAGCCACGCAGCGCCAGCGCGAGTTCGTTCGCAGCGCAAACCGCGTCCTGGATCGCCAAGTTGATCCCGATCCCACCGACCGGGCTCATCGCGTGCGCGGCGTCGCCGATCGCGAGCAGGCCGGGCTTATGCCAGCGGGTCAGACGGTCGAGCGAAACCGATAGCAGGCTGACCTTGTCCCAATCGGGCAGCGCCGCTTCGAGATCGCCGAGATCGGGTGCGGCGGCGCGCAAGTCGTCGCGGAAAGCGGCGATGCCGCGCGCCTTGATCGCCTCGCCGCCGCCCTTGGCGATCACGAACGCGCACTGCCAGTAGTCGCCGCGGTCGATCAGCACGATCAGCCGGTATCCGCGCACGGCGCCGCGCAGGCCGGATGCCGACCCGGGCGGCTTGGGCACCGCCACCCAGAACACGTCG
Protein-coding sequences here:
- a CDS encoding FAD-binding oxidoreductase; protein product: MSEPAAFLDQASALLGERGLSRDPELIQPWLTDWRGRFTGQALALASPGSTAEVAALVALCASHRVGIVPQGGNSGMSGGATPDPSGTQLILSLRRMNAIRPIDVAGRQVEAEAGVILETLHHAAEAQGLRFPLSLGGKGSATVGGLVSTNAGGTQVLRHGSMRALILGIEAVLPDGQVFDALTPLKKDNRGFDLKQLLIGSEGTLGIVTAATLRLVPAVAERSVIWAGLASIAQARQLLLHCQASEGEALEGFEVMPGHCLDSVIRFLPNARGPLGGKHAWHALMELDAGQADAATLADRAEAMIATAFEAGLIEDATIAANETQAEAFWQLREMVAPAERAAGPAVQHDISVPLEAVPGFVDATVREVEARFPGTRAVAFGHLGDGNIHFHVIAPPDTENSAWQDGEGKTISRFVHDAVARWHGSISAEHGIGQLKRDELRRLGDPVALHLMATVKHALDPHGIMNPGKLL
- a CDS encoding SapC family protein is translated as MASAPQPNLPLFYKDLMPLNSRDHGTWRARSMDSAPWLVGQHAIPLTVEEFPQAQRHFPIIFASGENPVPLALMGLNEGVNVFVNEDGKIDTPIYLPAYVRRYPFLLAKLTPETQELSLCFDPSSDLVGDFSDGEQLFEDNQPSQSTQNALNFCESFEQAGQRTGAFIEELQKHELLMEGEVAIQQDGIEQPFVYRGFQMVNQEKLKEVRGDVLRGWNQSGLLPLIHAHLFSLDLMREIFSRQQALGKGPAIPAPQVTAATVN
- a CDS encoding N-formylglutamate amidohydrolase, encoding MELAVSSADSLSFGGEIPGAAGAPAFAIHASAASPIPVLIAVPHAGRIYPPALTSAMREPQRAALRLEDRLVDELGSAVAAQTGAALVVAHAPRAMLDLNRAADDVDWEMIAGRPAMRTTHPPPGRRARSGLGLIPRRVPGLGEVWRGRLDHAELEARIAGIHAPYHARVAAELAGLRNRWGAALLLDLHSMPPLGERAGANAAAEFVVGDRFGATSDGGLVATAFACFAEAGARAAHNRPYAGGYALDRHAAPRRGLHALQLEVDRRSYLDASLRERGPGFAATADLLATLVRRLAAEVALLGNGAGVWPMAAE
- the cpdR gene encoding cell cycle two-component system response regulator CpdR; its protein translation is MIRILVAEDEEAMRAYLARALQNAGYEVVAVDRGTHALPYLQNEHFDLLLSDIVMPEMDGIELAQRCAEVSPATKVMFITGFAAVTLKANREAPQAKVLSKPFHLKDLVMEVERVFGSESAIGSR
- a CDS encoding crotonase/enoyl-CoA hydratase family protein, with the protein product MAMSEALTEVDDGILIVTINRPEAKNAMSKAAAEGISAAMDRLEAENDLRVAILTGAGGTFCSGMDLKGFLRGERPTVEGRGFGALSQWTPKKPVIAAVDGYALAGGMELALSCDLIVANAGAKFGIPEVKRGLAAAAGGLIKLPRQIPPRIAMELALTGDFMDARRAYELGFVNRVVDGPSLEGAKELARRIVENGPLAIIKSKEVVRNSFHWSDSEMWDKQNEVLGNLFMTNDAREGATAFAEKRKPNWTGT
- a CDS encoding NADP-dependent isocitrate dehydrogenase, whose amino-acid sequence is MAKIKVKNPIVEIDGDEMTRIIWQWIRERLILPYLDIELKYYDLSVENRDATADHVTVESANAIHRYGVGVKCATITPDEGRVKEFNLKRMWKSPNGTIRNILGGVVFREPIVISNIPRLVPGWTDPIVVGRHAFGDQYKATDFVVPGPGKLRLVFEGDDGTVIDEEVFQYPSGGVALAMYNLDDSIRDFARASFNYGLGLKWPVYLSTKNTILKAYDGRFKDLFQEVFDTEGFKERFAEAKIVYEHRLIDDMVASALKWSGKFVWACKNYDGDVQSDTVAQGFGSLGLMTSVLMSPDGKTIEAEAAHGTITRHYRQHQQGKATSSNPIASIFAWTRALIYRGRFDGTPEVVKFAETLEQVCIETVESGAMTKDLAILIGPDQTWMTTEQFFEAIVNNLEERMGA
- a CDS encoding FAD-dependent oxidoreductase — protein: MSNSVRRVVIAGGGPAGMMCGFLLARAGVPVTVLEKHADFFRDFRGDTVHPSTMEILSELDLLGRFLQRPHTRIEGAEISWNGQPMKIGDLTHLRMPAPFIAMMPQWDFLDFLRDEAAAFPAFRLRMEAPVAGYLEEAGRVSGVRLASGEEIRATLTIAADGRDSIVRKVLPLESLGSPIDVFWVAVPKPPGSASGLRGAVRGYRLIVLIDRGDYWQCAFVIAKGGGEAIKARGIAAFRDDLRAAAPDLGDLEAALPDWDKVSLLSVSLDRLTRWHKPGLLAIGDAAHAMSPVGGIGINLAIQDAVCAANELALALRGCEDTDRLLHRVQGRRMLPTRLIQGAQRTIHERVLKPLIEGTMKMPEEPPLAMRLLDRFPPLRRIPGYFIGHGIRQEHVRSPRG